The nucleotide window ATATGAATATCAGGTCACAAATTGCAATGGTGTTTCATCTCGATAAATGTATCGGTTGCCACACTTGTTCCATAGCCTGCAAAAACATATGGACCGATCGCAAAGGAACGGAATATATGTGGTGGAATAATGTTGAAACAAAACCTGGTACAGGTTATCCCAGTAAATGGGAAGATCAGGATATTTATAAAGGAGGTTGGGAAAAGAAAGGAAAGAACATTAAGTTAAAAGGAATGGATAAAAAATCCACTTACATTAACATTTTTCATAATCCAAATATGCCTTCTATGGACGATTACTATGAGCCATGGACATACGATTATGGACATTTACTTGATGCTCCTGCTGGTGAGGATCAACCAACAGCAAGACCAATTTCTCTTGTTACCGGAGGTCCAATGGATATTAAAACAGGTCCTAATTGGGATGATGATTTGGGAGGTTCGCAGGATTATGCGCGTAAAGATATAAACATGAAGAACATCTCGCCAGCTGAACAGGAAGCAATGTTTCAGCTTGAGCGAATGACTATGCATTATCTTCCACGCATTTGCAATCACTGCCTTAATGCTGCATGTGTTGCTGCATGCCCCTCAGGTGCCGTTTATAAAAGAGGGGAGGATGGTATTGTTTTAATTAATCAGAACAAATGTCGTTCTTGGAGAATGTGCGTTTCTGCTTGTCCGTACAAGAAAAGTTACTATAACTGGAATAGTGGAAAATCAGAAAAATGTTTACTTTGCTATCCACGTCTAGAGTCAGGTCAGGCACCTGCCTGTATGCACACATGTGTAGGCAGAATAAGATATTTAGGTGTATTGTTATACGATGCAGATAGAATAAAAGAAATCGCTTCCTGCGATGAAAAAGATTTGGTAAGTAAACAAATGGAGATATATGTAGATCCTTTTGACGAAGAAGTTATTAAATCTGCAAAAGCTACTGGTGTTGCCGATAGCACTATTACTGCAGCTCAGCAATCACCTGTTTGGAAGTTCTTAAAAGTTTGGGGAATTGCCTTACCTCTGCATCCCGAATTCAGAACATTACCTAATTTATTTTATGTTCCACCATTATTACCAACAATGGGAACAACTTCTAGTGGGACTTACGAATCAACAAGCTCTTCATTATGGGGAACAATTGAAGAATCAAGGGTTCCTATGCAATATCTGGCAAATCTCTTCACAGCCGGGAATACTGAAAAAGTAAAAGAAGTTTTAAAAAAACTTATGGCTGTAAGAATTCATCGTAGAGACGTTACGGTTGGGGATTTTAAAAAAGAAGAAGTTGAAAAAGCTTTGTCTGAAACCGGTTTAACTTCCGAAATCGCTGACGATATTTTCCGCTTAACATCACTTCCAAAATTTAACGAACGATTTGTTATTCCAGCTGCACATAGAGAAGAAGCGGAAGAATTAATAGAAAACACTGCTGATATAAAGGGGAATAAAGGATTTGGTTCTGTTCAAAAACCTAAAAGAATATAATCTATGAAACATTACAATTTACTTGCAAATATGTTTAGGTACCCTGAAGCAAAATATAAAATGCAGATGGAAGAATTAAAAGAACTTATTATAACAAATTATCCACATGCTATCTCAAATTTTGATACTTTCTATAATCAACTTTCAAATACAAATAAAATAAACGAAGAGTACTACTTAAAAACTTTTGAAATTGAAGGTATCTGCTGTATGGATATAGGTTATGTTTTATTTGGAGCAGATTACAAACGGGGAGACTTTCTTGCAAAAATCAGTCACGAACAAAAAGAATCTGGAAATGACACAGGAATAGAACTTGCCGATCACTTACCT belongs to Bacteroidia bacterium and includes:
- the narH gene encoding nitrate reductase subunit beta; amino-acid sequence: MNIRSQIAMVFHLDKCIGCHTCSIACKNIWTDRKGTEYMWWNNVETKPGTGYPSKWEDQDIYKGGWEKKGKNIKLKGMDKKSTYINIFHNPNMPSMDDYYEPWTYDYGHLLDAPAGEDQPTARPISLVTGGPMDIKTGPNWDDDLGGSQDYARKDINMKNISPAEQEAMFQLERMTMHYLPRICNHCLNAACVAACPSGAVYKRGEDGIVLINQNKCRSWRMCVSACPYKKSYYNWNSGKSEKCLLCYPRLESGQAPACMHTCVGRIRYLGVLLYDADRIKEIASCDEKDLVSKQMEIYVDPFDEEVIKSAKATGVADSTITAAQQSPVWKFLKVWGIALPLHPEFRTLPNLFYVPPLLPTMGTTSSGTYESTSSSLWGTIEESRVPMQYLANLFTAGNTEKVKEVLKKLMAVRIHRRDVTVGDFKKEEVEKALSETGLTSEIADDIFRLTSLPKFNERFVIPAAHREEAEELIENTADIKGNKGFGSVQKPKRI